One part of the Salinivirga cyanobacteriivorans genome encodes these proteins:
- a CDS encoding PAS domain S-box protein has translation MRSPFWMWIILALLVIALLVMFVLLYRTKLNNLYFIRKSQVQDDDLFRKLYNKSPIMMHSIDMDGNLVYVNDYWLKMFGYDRSEVIGRKSEYFFTGEIKENYKKIFRQLLDDGMIRDFQARMKKQSGEEIEVLLTAELAHDQRGVPTHAYTILMDISERVRAEKLLLEGKHKLNSILNNAVEAIFVLQDFRIQYANPATVDILGYTLEDLEQFPFQKILFDDDKEWILNNYERRMRQEDVPQKYSFRVKRKDETVIWIEINAVYLKWDEKPAILVFLVDITERKTQEEQLREQAEELKKTNEQQAEMNKKLQDKNKALDEHQVELQEYADELKAVLEEVAIKNERIERAHRDMMDSIEYAKLIQEAILQTSYELEGVFDHFVFYKPKDIVSGDFFFFKKFNDVYLFAVADCTGHGVPGGFLTMLGINLLQEVVTKNNVKEPDVVLEILREKVKHVFKHSRHHDGMDIALAAYDRKEFTLHYAGANMNAIIIDNNEETILKPVYNPIGYYVQENQFEKQCIQISGSETLYLYSDGFKDQFGGEKGRKYQFRRFKEFLLANHKAPMSTQKELIDQEYKQWKGRQPQLDDITVMGVKLN, from the coding sequence ATGAGAAGTCCATTCTGGATGTGGATTATATTGGCATTATTAGTTATAGCCCTTTTGGTGATGTTTGTATTGCTCTATCGTACCAAACTCAATAATTTGTACTTTATACGCAAAAGCCAGGTACAGGACGATGACTTATTCAGGAAATTGTATAATAAGTCGCCCATAATGATGCATAGCATCGATATGGACGGAAATTTAGTATATGTGAATGACTATTGGCTTAAAATGTTTGGTTATGATCGCTCAGAGGTGATTGGCCGGAAATCTGAATACTTTTTTACAGGTGAGATAAAAGAGAATTACAAAAAAATATTTCGGCAATTACTCGATGATGGCATGATAAGAGATTTTCAGGCCAGGATGAAAAAGCAAAGCGGAGAAGAAATCGAAGTGCTGCTTACGGCAGAGCTTGCTCACGACCAGCGTGGCGTACCAACTCATGCCTATACGATTTTAATGGATATATCGGAAAGGGTAAGGGCTGAGAAATTATTACTGGAGGGTAAACATAAACTCAACAGTATTTTGAATAATGCAGTTGAGGCAATATTTGTGCTCCAGGATTTTAGAATCCAATATGCCAACCCGGCCACTGTCGATATTTTGGGCTATACGTTGGAGGATCTTGAGCAATTTCCATTTCAGAAGATTTTATTTGATGATGATAAAGAATGGATTTTAAATAACTATGAGAGGCGCATGCGTCAGGAGGACGTGCCGCAAAAGTATAGCTTTCGTGTCAAGAGAAAAGATGAAACAGTAATTTGGATCGAGATCAACGCAGTTTATCTTAAATGGGATGAAAAACCTGCGATATTGGTATTTCTGGTAGATATTACCGAGCGCAAAACACAGGAAGAGCAGTTGCGTGAGCAGGCAGAAGAGCTTAAAAAAACCAATGAGCAGCAAGCAGAAATGAATAAAAAACTGCAGGATAAAAACAAAGCGCTCGATGAGCATCAGGTCGAACTACAGGAATATGCCGATGAATTAAAAGCTGTGCTGGAAGAGGTAGCCATTAAAAATGAGCGTATAGAAAGGGCTCATCGTGATATGATGGATAGCATTGAGTATGCAAAATTAATTCAGGAAGCTATACTTCAAACAAGTTATGAACTTGAAGGTGTTTTCGACCATTTTGTATTTTATAAACCGAAAGATATTGTATCAGGCGATTTCTTTTTCTTTAAAAAATTTAATGATGTTTATTTGTTTGCTGTGGCAGACTGTACGGGACATGGTGTTCCGGGTGGCTTTTTAACCATGTTGGGCATTAATTTGTTGCAGGAAGTGGTAACTAAAAATAATGTAAAAGAACCGGATGTTGTGCTGGAAATACTAAGAGAAAAAGTAAAGCATGTATTCAAGCATTCGAGGCATCACGATGGTATGGACATTGCCCTGGCTGCTTATGATCGTAAAGAGTTTACTTTGCATTATGCAGGGGCCAATATGAATGCCATTATAATCGACAATAACGAAGAAACTATATTGAAACCTGTGTATAACCCCATAGGTTATTATGTGCAGGAAAATCAATTTGAAAAGCAATGCATTCAAATATCAGGTTCTGAAACACTTTACCTGTACTCTGATGGTTTTAAAGACCAGTTTGGCGGGGAAAAAGGACGTAAGTACCAGTTTAGACGGTTTAAAGAATTTTTGCTTGCCAACCATAAAGCGCCCATGAGCACACAAAAAGAATTAATTGACCAGGAATATAAACAATGGAAAGGCAGACAGCCTCAATTAGATGACATTACTGTGATGGGCGTAAAGCTGAATTAA
- a CDS encoding mevalonate kinase — protein MIQRTKNNGRYYAKLMLFGEYSIINKSKALTVPFKHFSGELTFIPDNKYTAYDYASDSNRQLRDYAHYLEGAYRSGELDFSIDIKRLLLDIESGLYFDSSIPQGYGAGSSGALIAAIYDQYVTVYAQKADKLRNQLAFMENFFHGRSSGIDPLVAWYQEPLLIEDDDFKVVDKPDFISTGKEGLFLIDTAQTSKTQPLVDFFLEQTKLGNIDSKYLSEINNRIISAVLGNQMTNFKGLMRELSQWQLTHMRRMIPSHMEDFWKNGIDQDLYYTKLCGSGGGGFLLGYTHDYNAFLKSAVNVDYKFIPVQVPEMATFSQK, from the coding sequence ATGATACAAAGAACAAAAAATAACGGACGCTATTATGCCAAATTGATGTTGTTTGGTGAATATAGTATTATCAACAAATCGAAGGCGCTCACCGTGCCTTTTAAGCACTTCAGTGGTGAACTCACTTTTATTCCCGATAATAAATACACTGCATACGATTATGCCAGTGATTCAAACCGCCAGTTGCGCGACTATGCCCATTACCTTGAAGGAGCATACCGCAGTGGTGAACTTGATTTCAGTATCGATATAAAGAGACTTTTATTGGATATCGAATCCGGACTGTACTTTGATTCCTCTATACCGCAAGGCTATGGAGCCGGGAGCTCAGGTGCTTTGATTGCTGCTATTTACGACCAGTATGTTACGGTTTATGCTCAAAAGGCCGATAAGCTGAGGAATCAGCTAGCTTTTATGGAAAATTTTTTTCATGGCCGTTCCTCAGGCATTGATCCATTGGTAGCATGGTACCAGGAACCACTTTTAATTGAAGATGATGATTTTAAAGTTGTAGATAAACCCGATTTTATATCAACAGGAAAAGAAGGGCTTTTTTTAATTGATACTGCTCAAACCAGCAAAACTCAGCCCCTGGTGGACTTTTTTCTGGAGCAAACTAAACTTGGAAATATTGATTCAAAATATCTTTCAGAAATTAATAATAGGATTATTTCGGCTGTTTTAGGAAACCAAATGACCAATTTTAAAGGGTTGATGAGAGAGCTTTCGCAATGGCAATTGACTCATATGAGAAGAATGATTCCATCGCATATGGAGGATTTCTGGAAAAACGGAATTGATCAGGATCTTTATTATACTAAGCTATGTGGTTCCGGCGGCGGTGGTTTTTTATTGGGTTATACCCATGATTACAATGCTTTCCTTAAGTCAGCGGTCAATGTTGATTATAAGTTTATTCCAGTTCAGGTGCCAGAAATGGCTACTTTCAGTCAAAAATAG
- the mvaD gene encoding diphosphomevalonate decarboxylase — translation MQQDKPEPEGSMEWRSPSNIALIKYWGKQGNQIPMNPSLSMTLKYAFTQTEVKWRPNDGTTQGEFDFFLSGQKVGPKFEKRVGNLIKEMAKAYPVLNDLYFSITSLNTFPHSTGIASSASGLSALALSLLSAAQRATGKADEYPRFLQKASHYARLGSGSACRSIYGPYAIWGGGVNTESSDEYAIPYKPHQDFEIIYDSILIFSEKPKKVGSSAGHKLMDEHFYRQGRINQVRENSIRLLKALETGDFEMWQEVVEQEALSLHGLMFASHEPVLLLEPDTIRFIHDLNAFRAGKGLKVAFTIDAGPNIHLLYADEHREIIRNFISEWIMDHHLQIQVLDDETGKGAKQLFE, via the coding sequence ATGCAGCAGGACAAACCAGAGCCTGAGGGTAGCATGGAATGGAGGAGTCCTTCCAATATTGCGCTCATAAAATATTGGGGCAAGCAGGGTAACCAAATTCCCATGAATCCATCACTGAGCATGACCCTGAAATATGCTTTTACCCAAACAGAGGTGAAATGGCGCCCCAATGATGGAACCACACAAGGTGAATTTGATTTCTTCCTCTCAGGTCAAAAGGTCGGTCCAAAGTTCGAAAAGCGAGTTGGGAATCTTATAAAAGAAATGGCAAAAGCATACCCGGTACTTAATGACCTGTATTTTTCCATCACCAGCCTTAATACTTTTCCGCACTCTACGGGCATAGCTTCGTCGGCCAGCGGATTGAGCGCGCTGGCGCTTTCATTGCTGTCTGCTGCTCAAAGGGCAACGGGTAAAGCCGATGAATATCCCCGGTTTTTACAAAAGGCATCGCATTACGCCAGATTGGGCTCCGGTAGTGCCTGCAGATCGATTTATGGACCTTACGCCATTTGGGGAGGCGGTGTTAATACTGAAAGCTCTGATGAGTATGCCATACCTTACAAACCACACCAGGATTTTGAGATAATTTACGACAGTATTCTAATATTTAGTGAAAAACCTAAAAAAGTTGGGAGTTCTGCTGGTCATAAACTTATGGACGAACATTTTTACCGGCAGGGACGAATTAATCAGGTGAGGGAGAATTCAATTCGACTGCTTAAGGCATTGGAAACGGGCGATTTCGAAATGTGGCAGGAGGTTGTGGAGCAGGAAGCATTATCTCTACATGGTTTAATGTTTGCTTCTCACGAGCCGGTTTTATTGCTGGAGCCTGATACGATCCGGTTCATACACGATTTAAATGCCTTCAGAGCAGGCAAAGGATTAAAAGTTGCTTTTACAATCGATGCAGGACCAAATATTCATCTGCTCTATGCCGATGAACACAGAGAAATAATAAGAAATTTTATCAGTGAGTGGATTATGGATCATCATTTGCAAATTCAGGTATTGGATGATGAAACAGGCAAAGGTGCAAAACAGTTGTTTGAATGA
- a CDS encoding GYDIA family GHMP kinase, whose protein sequence is MANVFRSNGKLMLTGEYLALRGAKAFAVPLQFGQELEIDAVEHPLVYWRTLFRDKIIFHAIFDTERFDVLETNDTDKAEWIKKVFKAIREQKKNFLLKSGAEATARIDLPMNYGWGSSSSFIANLSQWADVDPFMVNMNVGGGSGYDIACAKANKPILYSNELANPKFDEIDYKPGFERNLWFVFQENKMNTAEAIRKIRSKKVSDADVRRISDISEQWVKSKDLNEIMELMKAHEKIISGIMGVQSVMEKYKDFNGAVKSLGAWGGDFMLAVSEMDGADVISYFTGNQRPTIFNWTEIVKNQSIE, encoded by the coding sequence ATGGCTAATGTATTCAGATCTAACGGTAAATTGATGCTAACGGGTGAATATCTTGCACTGAGAGGAGCAAAAGCTTTTGCGGTTCCTTTGCAGTTTGGACAGGAACTTGAAATCGATGCAGTGGAGCACCCTTTGGTGTATTGGCGCACTTTATTTCGCGATAAAATAATATTTCATGCCATTTTCGATACCGAACGTTTCGATGTGCTGGAAACAAATGATACTGATAAAGCAGAATGGATCAAAAAAGTATTTAAAGCAATTCGTGAGCAAAAGAAAAATTTTCTTCTAAAATCAGGTGCGGAGGCTACGGCACGTATCGATTTACCTATGAATTACGGTTGGGGTAGTAGCTCTAGTTTTATTGCAAACCTGAGTCAATGGGCCGATGTTGATCCGTTTATGGTCAATATGAATGTTGGTGGAGGCTCCGGCTATGATATTGCATGTGCAAAAGCAAATAAACCGATTTTATATAGTAATGAACTAGCCAACCCCAAATTTGATGAGATCGATTATAAACCAGGTTTCGAACGTAATTTGTGGTTTGTGTTTCAGGAAAACAAGATGAATACTGCTGAGGCAATTCGCAAGATACGAAGCAAAAAGGTGTCAGATGCGGATGTACGGCGCATTTCCGATATTTCTGAACAATGGGTTAAGTCAAAGGATTTAAATGAGATTATGGAGCTCATGAAAGCCCATGAGAAAATTATAAGTGGTATTATGGGTGTACAAAGCGTGATGGAAAAATATAAGGATTTTAACGGTGCTGTAAAATCACTGGGAGCCTGGGGCGGAGATTTTATGCTGGCGGTAAGTGAAATGGATGGTGCCGACGTTATTTCTTATTTTACCGGGAATCAACGTCCGACGATCTTTAACTGGACAGAAATTGTTAAAAACCAATCGATAGAATAA
- a CDS encoding acyl-CoA dehydrogenase family protein — translation MMITPFTTQQHENLRHKVRKFAEQEIKPIAAKLDQQAEFPEDLVRKMGKAGFFGQFLPKAYGGQGLDYLSLVLTVEEIARIDGSQAATVASHNSLGIGPIYYFGTEEQKQKWLPNLVAGDHVWAFALTEKNAGSDSRGTETKAELKNGEWIINGSKIFITNSSSPMMLGATVQAITAEKDGKKELSTIIVDAARDGFHREKITGKMMWRSADTGKMMFDNVTVPEENLLGERGKGSHMMLETLDSGRLTIGAMGLGLAQGAYELAMNYANKREQFGRPIAKFQAISFKLAEMATKIELARNTLYNAVWLKDHGKPFGKEAAMAKLYCSEIAKEVADEALQIHGAYGLVQDQDIERFYRDQRILQIGEGTSEILKLVIGRHIGL, via the coding sequence ATGATGATTACACCATTTACGACGCAACAACATGAAAATTTACGCCATAAGGTGCGTAAATTTGCAGAACAAGAGATAAAGCCCATTGCAGCAAAACTTGATCAGCAAGCAGAATTTCCTGAGGATCTGGTACGCAAAATGGGTAAGGCGGGTTTCTTTGGACAATTTTTGCCAAAAGCATACGGCGGACAGGGGCTCGACTACCTTTCCCTGGTCTTAACAGTGGAAGAGATTGCCCGAATTGATGGATCACAAGCTGCCACAGTAGCCTCGCATAATTCACTGGGTATTGGGCCGATTTATTATTTTGGAACAGAAGAACAAAAACAGAAATGGCTTCCAAACCTGGTTGCGGGCGATCATGTGTGGGCTTTTGCATTGACCGAAAAAAATGCAGGCTCAGACAGCAGGGGCACCGAAACCAAAGCCGAACTCAAAAACGGTGAGTGGATCATCAATGGAAGTAAAATTTTTATTACAAACTCCTCCAGTCCAATGATGTTAGGCGCCACAGTTCAGGCAATTACTGCAGAGAAAGACGGTAAAAAAGAGCTTTCGACCATTATCGTAGATGCTGCCCGCGACGGTTTTCACCGCGAGAAAATAACAGGTAAGATGATGTGGCGATCTGCCGATACCGGAAAAATGATGTTTGACAATGTAACCGTACCGGAAGAAAACCTATTAGGTGAACGGGGGAAAGGTAGTCATATGATGCTGGAAACACTTGATTCCGGTCGTTTAACTATTGGTGCAATGGGACTCGGATTGGCCCAGGGAGCATATGAGTTGGCTATGAATTACGCCAATAAGCGAGAGCAGTTCGGAAGACCCATTGCGAAATTCCAGGCCATATCATTCAAGTTAGCCGAAATGGCCACAAAAATTGAATTGGCACGTAATACACTTTATAACGCTGTTTGGCTCAAGGATCATGGTAAACCATTTGGAAAAGAGGCTGCTATGGCAAAACTTTATTGCAGTGAAATAGCTAAAGAGGTTGCCGATGAGGCTTTACAAATTCACGGTGCCTATGGCTTAGTTCAGGATCAGGATATTGAGCGTTTTTATCGCGATCAACGTATTTTACAAATCGGGGAGGGAACTTCAGAAATATTAAAGCTTGTAATCGGACGACATATTGGATTGTAA
- a CDS encoding acetyl/propionyl/methylcrotonyl-CoA carboxylase subunit alpha yields the protein MIRKLLIANRGEIARRIIRTAHDMGLETVSLYTMPEKNAPWVKEAHEAMMFSDESLSGSWLNADAIVEMALQSGADAVHPGYGFLSESAQFAKKVEESGLVFVGPTSTAIDAMGNKLNAAKIAHEAGVPVQDQYRGKVDELRDLQHKLEYPVLIKAAAGGGGKGMKKVFEPEAFQSALEQTAREAQAYFGNSEVYVERLLTQARHIEVQIIGDGKGNVIHLGERDCTLQRRHQKVIEESPAICLSEAQRKAVTGYAVQLGQQMKYRSAGTVEFMLDNSGKFWFLEMNTRIQVEHPVTELVTRTDIVKMQLQIADDHALRLKQKDIKFDGHAIEARLYAENPAKGFLPAAGPVHKLAFPTYDWLRVDAAIDGSGMASADYDPMLAKVIVKAKNRAEAIRRLKMVSEQTQLAGVENNLHYLKSVITAPFFEQNNFHTQYLEETYTYVHDQQPAFDVMAAFVMIALRPQTNSAENAWQKGYFRQVPPLWRVKAGNEHFDVHFRNLANGIELSYNNEIAALKMIDITDQVVVFEMNQIRKTFKYHKNDQKVWIFTNAQTFLIQQLLPESGKSLSVQHDQRIMKLEAPMYGRILQILANRGREIKAGDTLMVLEAMKMENHLQATSDAIVKSVLVKEGQQVADGQILMEFE from the coding sequence ATGATCAGGAAATTACTAATAGCCAACAGGGGAGAAATTGCCAGACGCATTATACGCACTGCACATGATATGGGTTTGGAAACTGTTTCGCTGTATACCATGCCCGAGAAAAATGCACCCTGGGTGAAAGAGGCCCATGAAGCCATGATGTTTTCAGATGAAAGTCTCTCCGGCTCCTGGCTCAATGCCGATGCCATTGTAGAAATGGCCCTGCAATCGGGAGCTGATGCAGTTCATCCCGGCTATGGTTTTTTATCAGAAAGTGCACAATTTGCAAAGAAAGTCGAGGAGTCCGGTCTTGTATTTGTCGGACCCACGAGTACTGCTATCGATGCTATGGGCAATAAGCTTAATGCAGCTAAAATAGCACACGAAGCCGGTGTGCCCGTTCAGGACCAATATCGTGGTAAAGTTGATGAGTTAAGAGATTTGCAGCATAAGCTGGAGTACCCTGTTTTAATTAAAGCCGCTGCCGGGGGTGGAGGAAAGGGAATGAAAAAGGTTTTTGAGCCTGAAGCCTTCCAATCTGCCCTGGAGCAAACTGCGCGCGAGGCACAAGCCTATTTTGGCAATTCGGAAGTGTATGTAGAGCGTTTGCTAACCCAGGCAAGACACATCGAAGTGCAGATAATAGGTGATGGCAAAGGCAACGTGATTCATTTGGGTGAGCGTGATTGTACTTTACAACGCCGACATCAAAAAGTTATTGAAGAATCGCCGGCCATCTGTCTGTCGGAGGCACAAAGGAAAGCTGTTACAGGTTATGCTGTGCAGCTTGGTCAGCAAATGAAGTATCGCAGTGCAGGAACTGTGGAATTTATGCTCGACAATTCGGGAAAGTTCTGGTTTTTGGAAATGAATACCCGCATACAGGTAGAGCATCCTGTGACCGAGCTGGTTACACGTACTGATATTGTGAAAATGCAACTGCAAATAGCCGATGACCATGCCTTAAGGCTGAAACAGAAAGATATCAAATTTGATGGTCACGCCATTGAAGCCCGCTTGTATGCTGAAAATCCTGCGAAGGGGTTTTTACCTGCCGCAGGGCCCGTCCATAAGTTAGCCTTTCCCACTTATGATTGGTTGCGCGTCGATGCTGCTATTGACGGCTCAGGCATGGCGAGTGCCGATTATGATCCCATGCTGGCCAAGGTTATTGTTAAGGCAAAAAACCGGGCTGAAGCCATCAGAAGACTGAAAATGGTGAGCGAGCAAACACAGCTTGCCGGGGTGGAGAATAATTTGCATTACCTTAAGAGTGTAATCACTGCTCCATTTTTTGAGCAAAATAATTTTCATACGCAATATTTAGAAGAAACATATACTTACGTGCATGATCAGCAGCCTGCTTTCGATGTTATGGCGGCTTTTGTGATGATTGCTTTACGTCCGCAAACAAACTCTGCAGAAAATGCCTGGCAAAAAGGTTATTTCAGGCAGGTGCCCCCGTTATGGAGAGTGAAAGCTGGTAATGAGCATTTTGATGTGCATTTCAGAAATCTGGCAAATGGTATTGAATTAAGTTACAATAACGAAATTGCAGCCCTGAAAATGATTGATATTACAGATCAGGTTGTTGTTTTTGAAATGAATCAAATTCGGAAAACCTTTAAGTATCATAAAAATGATCAGAAGGTGTGGATTTTTACCAATGCACAAACATTCCTTATACAACAATTGTTACCAGAATCGGGTAAAAGTTTATCGGTTCAGCATGATCAACGGATTATGAAGCTTGAGGCTCCGATGTACGGCCGAATACTGCAAATTTTAGCCAATCGCGGACGTGAGATTAAAGCAGGTGACACCCTAATGGTTTTGGAAGCAATGAAAATGGAGAACCATTTGCAAGCCACCAGCGATGCCATAGTAAAGTCTGTTTTGGTTAAAGAGGGACAGCAGGTGGCCGATGGACAAATATTAATGGAATTTGAATAA
- a CDS encoding enoyl-CoA hydratase/isomerase family protein, whose translation MEYQTIKINEYKHYTEVRLNRPEVRNAMNGQMLDELIYFFNEMHRQPKSSLMLLRGEGEVFSAGADLKWMARAVDFDVEENVEDSRKLYQCFDLLNRLPVTTIAWLNGPAVGGAIGLASASDFVWVAPQVSIRFSEVKLGLVPATVAPFVLNRIGRIKARQWMLTSQKVEVDEMLKAGFADEQVTGEQLPDRLEYIIESIKGNDLHATRMTSELIENLSKKHHNESEEVYTARIIAEARTSDSAQQRIRRFLSSKNLSS comes from the coding sequence ATGGAATATCAAACCATTAAAATAAATGAGTATAAGCATTATACCGAAGTGCGACTGAACAGACCGGAGGTCCGTAATGCCATGAATGGGCAGATGCTCGATGAATTAATTTATTTTTTTAATGAAATGCATCGTCAGCCCAAATCATCTTTAATGCTGCTCAGGGGCGAAGGAGAAGTGTTTAGCGCCGGTGCCGACCTGAAATGGATGGCGCGTGCAGTGGATTTCGATGTGGAAGAAAATGTGGAAGACAGCCGTAAGTTATATCAGTGTTTTGATTTATTAAATCGCCTTCCGGTAACAACTATTGCCTGGCTCAACGGGCCGGCAGTAGGTGGTGCAATTGGATTGGCTTCAGCATCAGATTTTGTTTGGGTAGCGCCACAGGTAAGCATTCGCTTCAGTGAGGTGAAACTGGGGTTAGTCCCGGCCACAGTTGCGCCATTTGTGCTCAACCGCATTGGCCGCATTAAGGCACGACAGTGGATGCTTACATCTCAAAAAGTTGAAGTTGATGAAATGCTGAAAGCCGGATTTGCCGATGAGCAAGTTACTGGAGAGCAACTGCCTGATAGACTTGAATATATCATTGAATCAATTAAAGGAAACGATTTGCATGCCACCCGTATGACCAGTGAGCTAATTGAAAACCTATCAAAAAAGCATCACAACGAAAGCGAGGAAGTTTATACGGCCCGCATTATTGCAGAAGCCCGTACTTCTGATAGTGCGCAGCAGCGAATACGACGGTTTTTGTCATCGAAAAATCTTTCATCATGA
- a CDS encoding carboxyl transferase domain-containing protein encodes MNHIETNIDVKQAEFQERSGQMLDFVHNLHTKLAELPEKGREKAVQRHRERGKLLPRERIDHLVDPGTPFIELSALAANGQYEDLFPSAGVVTGVGVIQGREAIIVANDATVKGGTYVRETIRKHIRAQEVAMQSHLPCVYLVDSGGIYLPEQAEVFPDRDDFGRIFSNQARMSAEGIPQIAVVMGSCTAGGAYVPAMSDETIIVREQGTIFIGGPPLVKAATGEEVTDEELGGAEVHTKISGVADHLAENDEHALQICRDIFQTLPKPNKQELDITASREPRYPVEEIYSIAPLEGHKPLDVKELIARLVDASEFHEFKPEYAKTIVTGFARIEGYPVGIIASNGVIYAETSRKAAHFIEMCEFRKVPIVFLQNITGFIVGKKYEHEGIARDGAKLIHLVANASVPKFTVITGGSSGAGNYAMAGRAYDPHFLWMWPNARIGVMGGDQAAGVLTSIREAALKKKGHKIDQKEHEQIRKEILARYRYESSALYSTSRIWDDGIIDPARTRQYLAAGIAVSRNKKWKKPQHGIFRM; translated from the coding sequence TTGAATCACATTGAGACAAATATAGACGTTAAACAGGCCGAATTTCAAGAGCGATCGGGTCAAATGCTTGATTTTGTGCATAATCTGCACACAAAACTGGCCGAATTGCCTGAGAAAGGCCGGGAAAAAGCCGTTCAAAGGCATCGCGAACGTGGTAAATTGTTGCCTCGCGAGCGCATCGATCATTTGGTTGATCCCGGTACACCATTTATTGAGCTTTCAGCGCTTGCTGCAAACGGACAATACGAAGATCTATTTCCATCGGCTGGTGTGGTTACAGGAGTAGGTGTAATTCAGGGAAGAGAAGCTATCATTGTGGCCAACGACGCCACAGTAAAAGGCGGAACTTATGTACGTGAAACCATACGCAAGCATATCAGGGCACAAGAGGTGGCTATGCAAAGTCATTTGCCTTGTGTTTACCTCGTAGATAGCGGGGGTATTTATCTCCCTGAGCAGGCTGAGGTATTTCCAGATCGCGACGATTTTGGACGAATTTTCAGCAACCAGGCTCGTATGTCAGCGGAGGGCATTCCACAAATAGCCGTTGTGATGGGGTCATGCACCGCGGGCGGCGCCTATGTGCCGGCCATGAGTGACGAAACCATTATCGTACGCGAACAGGGTACCATTTTTATTGGTGGGCCACCTTTGGTTAAGGCAGCTACCGGCGAGGAGGTTACAGACGAGGAGCTTGGCGGTGCCGAGGTGCATACCAAAATATCTGGCGTAGCCGATCACCTTGCCGAGAACGATGAACACGCTTTGCAGATTTGTCGCGATATTTTTCAGACTTTACCCAAACCTAATAAACAGGAACTGGATATTACAGCGAGCCGTGAACCTAGATACCCTGTTGAAGAAATTTATAGCATAGCCCCGCTCGAAGGACATAAACCGCTTGATGTGAAAGAGCTCATTGCCCGTTTGGTCGATGCCAGTGAATTTCACGAATTTAAGCCTGAATATGCCAAAACCATTGTCACCGGATTCGCCCGCATCGAAGGCTACCCGGTAGGCATCATTGCCAGTAACGGAGTTATTTATGCCGAAACATCACGAAAGGCAGCGCATTTTATTGAAATGTGCGAGTTCAGAAAAGTACCCATTGTTTTTTTACAAAACATTACCGGTTTTATTGTCGGCAAAAAATACGAGCATGAGGGTATTGCACGCGATGGAGCCAAATTAATTCATTTGGTGGCCAATGCCAGCGTGCCGAAATTTACAGTAATAACCGGTGGCTCTTCCGGTGCCGGAAACTATGCCATGGCAGGTCGCGCATACGATCCCCATTTTCTCTGGATGTGGCCCAATGCGCGTATTGGTGTTATGGGCGGCGATCAGGCTGCTGGAGTATTGACATCCATTCGGGAAGCCGCATTAAAGAAAAAGGGGCATAAGATTGATCAAAAAGAGCATGAGCAAATCAGAAAAGAGATTTTAGCACGTTACCGTTACGAGAGCTCAGCTTTATACAGCACTTCCCGTATTTGGGACGATGGCATCATCGATCCGGCGCGCACGCGACAGTACCTGGCAGCGGGAATTGCCGTTTCACGTAACAAAAAATGGAAAAAACCGCAGCACGGAATTTTTAGAATGTAA